Sequence from the Marinobacter antarcticus genome:
GTCAATCTGTAAAAGTCATGGAAACGTACTTCCATTGACGGATTTCTGGCGAAAAACACTATGGCAGAAAATAGCGCACCTGAGGCAGAACCGGCCAAGAAAGGTAAACTGAAAGTGATTATCCTGCTGACAGTGGTGGTGCTACTGGCGATTGCCTTGTCGGTTGCTGGCACCTTGTGGTTTCTTGGTGGCGGTTTGCCCGGAATGGGCGACGATACAGAAAGCCAGGATGATGTGGCGGTAGAAACCTTCACTCCGAGCGTTTACCTGGACATTGAAAAAGCTCTGGTGACGACGTTGCAGGGCGAAGGCCGTCAGCGCTATGCGCAGGCCTACGTAGCTCTCGGAGCAACCGACCCTGAGGCGCTGACCGCAGCCAAACTGCATATGCCCCTGATTCGAAGCCAGCTGGTTATGGTGCTTGGTAGCAGCAATTTTAAGGAGTTGCAGACACCGGAAGGCCGACAAAGCCTGGCGGAAAACATGCTGACAACGGTTAATCAGGTGCTGGAGCAAGAAGGTGAGCCCGGCATCAGCCAGGTGCTGTTCAGGAATTTTGTAGTGCAATAGAAAGTGCAATAGAGCCCGGATACGGGCAAGGCATTTCAGCAGCAGGACAACGTATGCAGGATTTACTGTCACAGGATGAAATTGATGCGCTCCTCCACGGCGTGGATGACGGTGACGTTGATACTTATGAAGAAGCTGACGAAACCGGCGTAAAAAATTACGATCTTGCCAGTCAGGATCGTATCGTCCGTGGCCGGATGCCCACGTTGGAGATGATCAACGAGCGCTTTGCACGGTACACCCGCATCAGCCTGTTCAATCTTCTGCGTCGTAATGCGGATGTTTCCACCGGTGGCGTCCAGATCATGAAGTTCGGCGAATACATACACACACTTTATGTGCCCACCAGCCTGAATCTGTGCAAGGTTCGCCCGTTGCGGGGGACATCCCTGTTTGTTATGGATGCCAAACTGGTGTTCAAGCTGGTTGATAACTTTTTTGGAGGTGAAGGGCGGCACGCAAAGATCGAGGGCCGGGAGTTCACGCCGACGGAAAACCGCATAGTGCAGATGGTGCTTAACCAGGTTTTTAATGACATGCAGGAGGCTTGGCAAGCGGTCATCAAAGTGAATTTCGAATACCTCAGTTCCGAGGTAAACCCGGCCATGGCCAATATTGTGAGCCCCAGCGAAGTGGTAGTGGTCAGCACCTTCCACATCGAGCTGGATGGCGGTGGCGGTGAGCTGCACTTTGCCTTGCCCTATTCAATGATTGAACCGATCCGGGATGTGCTTGATTCTGGAGTACAAAGTGACGTTGATGACGTGGACGAGCGTTGGGTCAATGCGTTGCAGGAGGATATCAAGGAGGTGGATGTTCCGGTCAACACCACGGTTTGTCGGCGCAGGATTTCCCTGAGAGACATCGCCAAACTGAAAGCTGGCGACATCATTCCTGTAGAGGTGCCTGAATATCTGACAGTAACGGCCAATGGCATCCCCATATACAAGGCAACGATGGGAACCCGGGACGGAAAACTGGCGCTCAGGATTCATGAACGGGCGACACGGCCCAAGTTAAAAAAACAACTGAAGGTAGAACGCAATGGCTGACGACAACAAAGACGGTCAGGAGCTGAGCGAGGACGAAAAGCTGGCAGCCGAATGGGAGGCCGCCATGGAAGAGACCGGCGAAGAGGGCGCTGAAGAGTCCCCAGGCGATGAGTGGGCCCAGGCCATGGAGGAAGCTGGAGAAAACGGTGGAGAGAAAGATGAAGGAGCAGGCGCTAAAAAAAGTGTGCGAACAGCGCCGATGGAAGAGTTTGATGAGGTTTCGATGGAGACTCAGGGCAGCGGGCCACCACCGGATCTTGATGTCATTCTGGACATTCCCGTCAGTATCTCTATGGAGGTGGGGAATACCCAGATTCCTATCCGCAACCTTCTGCAGTTGAATCAGGGCTCGGTTATCGAGCTGGATCGATTGGCAGGCGAGCCATTGGATGTGCTGGTCAACGGTACGCTTATAGCTCACGGCGAGGTGGTCATGGTCAACGAAAAGTTTGGTATCCGTCTGACCGATGTGATCAGCCCGGGCGAACGAATCAAACGGCTGCAGAAATAGAATGTGGATGAAAACTGCGGGTTCGTTACTGCTGCTACTGGCCATGCCAGTTATTGCCGAAGAAACGGCCAAAGCGACAACGGGCGGTCCGGACAGGGCACAGGGCACACTCGGCACTCTGCTTAGCCTTGGTGCCGGCCTGGTGGCGGTGATCGCAGTCATATACGGTTGTGCCTGGATTATCCGTCGGATGAACGGTATGACGGGCATGAACAACAATGCGATCAAGGTCGTTTCGGTAATGGCCATAGGCGCCCGCGAACGCATCGCTCTGATTGAAGTGGGGGGGCAGCAGATTCTTCTGGGCATTACCCCATCGGCTATCCGCACGCTACAGATCTTTGAGGAGCCGATTGTGGATGCGGGCAACCCGAACTCCGGAGACTTTGCCCGACGCCTGCAGAGCATGATCGGCAAATCCTGGAC
This genomic interval carries:
- a CDS encoding flagellar basal body-associated FliL family protein encodes the protein MAENSAPEAEPAKKGKLKVIILLTVVVLLAIALSVAGTLWFLGGGLPGMGDDTESQDDVAVETFTPSVYLDIEKALVTTLQGEGRQRYAQAYVALGATDPEALTAAKLHMPLIRSQLVMVLGSSNFKELQTPEGRQSLAENMLTTVNQVLEQEGEPGISQVLFRNFVVQ
- the fliM gene encoding flagellar motor switch protein FliM encodes the protein MQDLLSQDEIDALLHGVDDGDVDTYEEADETGVKNYDLASQDRIVRGRMPTLEMINERFARYTRISLFNLLRRNADVSTGGVQIMKFGEYIHTLYVPTSLNLCKVRPLRGTSLFVMDAKLVFKLVDNFFGGEGRHAKIEGREFTPTENRIVQMVLNQVFNDMQEAWQAVIKVNFEYLSSEVNPAMANIVSPSEVVVVSTFHIELDGGGGELHFALPYSMIEPIRDVLDSGVQSDVDDVDERWVNALQEDIKEVDVPVNTTVCRRRISLRDIAKLKAGDIIPVEVPEYLTVTANGIPIYKATMGTRDGKLALRIHERATRPKLKKQLKVERNG
- the fliO gene encoding flagellar biosynthetic protein FliO is translated as MWMKTAGSLLLLLAMPVIAEETAKATTGGPDRAQGTLGTLLSLGAGLVAVIAVIYGCAWIIRRMNGMTGMNNNAIKVVSVMAIGARERIALIEVGGQQILLGITPSAIRTLQIFEEPIVDAGNPNSGDFARRLQSMIGKSWTAPTKE
- the fliN gene encoding flagellar motor switch protein FliN, with the translated sequence MADDNKDGQELSEDEKLAAEWEAAMEETGEEGAEESPGDEWAQAMEEAGENGGEKDEGAGAKKSVRTAPMEEFDEVSMETQGSGPPPDLDVILDIPVSISMEVGNTQIPIRNLLQLNQGSVIELDRLAGEPLDVLVNGTLIAHGEVVMVNEKFGIRLTDVISPGERIKRLQK